CGTTGGCTACAGCGCCCCGGCCATGGCGCCGTTGATCCAGCTCCACTCTTCGCTGATCGTGTCGGGCTGGCGGTCGCCCCTGAGGATGCGCAGCAGTTCGTAATAGCGCGCCGACCGCGAATGGTACTTGCGGTACTGGTTGTCGTGCCAGTCGAGGAAGGCCTTGTCGGGTGTCCTGTTCATCGCCTTGGCCGAACTGGCCAGCCAGTCTCGGGCGATCGCCTTGCCGGTTTCGGACCCCGGCGTCTCGCCCTTGTCGATGGCTTGGCGGACGCGGGCGAAGATGGCGTTGGAGGCCTCGGCATAGGCCGCGGGATCGAACGCGCCGTCCCACATCGACGACATGCTGTTGCGCAGCTCCATGGCGTATTCCTTGTCCGAAACGAAGGCCATGATCTCGGTCCAGGCGTCGACCTGCTCGGGCGTGGGGTCGTCGGGCAGGTCGGGTGTCGAAGCGTCGATCATCTGCTTCTTCCATTCCGGCGAGACATTGGCTTCAGAGGCCACGTCTTCGAAGAAGCGCTCGATGGCGGCTCGGAAT
The nucleotide sequence above comes from Aminobacter aminovorans. Encoded proteins:
- a CDS encoding MerR family transcriptional regulator, whose amino-acid sequence is MDDRIYTIGELSRLSGITVRKLRFYSDRGLLPPTVRAESGYRMYSGVDLERLGLILALRDAGVSLADIGKILSNRLAISAVLELRLKALEAEIKSKRRVAAALKAAIRVPDPTTDDLRRIWTVTKLSQTEFRAAIERFFEDVASEANVSPEWKKQMIDASTPDLPDDPTPEQVDAWTEIMAFVSDKEYAMELRNSMSSMWDGAFDPAAYAEASNAIFARVRQAIDKGETPGSETGKAIARDWLASSAKAMNRTPDKAFLDWHDNQYRKYHSRSARYYELLRILRGDRQPDTISEEWSWINGAMAGAL